A stretch of Armatimonadia bacterium DNA encodes these proteins:
- a CDS encoding CehA/McbA family metallohydrolase: MKPGRRYNYAGLLVLLLALSVTTLCAAAPQVSSLTVTDTDGNPLPARVTLTRVGTPTPDIYVFFTDRGGLCRVDSCPAGEATVEVTHGPEWSIETSTVEVVPGSAGKLSVKLQRLFDLNAQGYFAGDGHLHSTASDGKQTPAEVAYHCRCEGLNWAFLTDHRAVRGHAEFLAQAAPGFLPLGGQEVTTKLGHILGLGTTAVISDKTDEGSADVARIMGEIHQQGGMAVIAHPMTPTMSYTQWDVMDFDAIEILNGSLPPYRGLFDFVQARTRWHQLLNEGKRVPAVGDSDNHDNTNGMVRATLKDPETALKKEPRLNLLWNLPNRDELLVPWALKGLYPGTYRTCAKLSNLAQPEIMGALKAGRSFVTNGPLLLVTVEGTDPGSLVEGTEATVKYQAVCNRGLERLDLVVDGKVAKSCSLTGLTASGELTVSLQGAHWLTVECYGKWPEFATTNAWYVK; encoded by the coding sequence GTGAAGCCTGGTCGAAGGTACAACTATGCCGGTCTGCTGGTTCTGCTCCTGGCGCTGAGCGTCACGACGCTGTGCGCTGCTGCGCCACAGGTCTCCAGCCTGACCGTGACGGACACCGACGGCAACCCCCTGCCGGCACGGGTGACACTGACCCGTGTGGGCACACCCACGCCGGATATCTACGTGTTCTTCACCGACCGCGGTGGCCTTTGTCGCGTGGATTCGTGCCCGGCCGGTGAAGCGACCGTCGAAGTCACCCACGGACCGGAGTGGAGCATCGAGACCTCGACCGTCGAGGTCGTACCGGGGTCAGCCGGGAAGCTGTCTGTGAAGCTGCAGCGTCTCTTCGATCTCAACGCCCAAGGGTACTTCGCAGGCGACGGTCACCTACACTCGACCGCCAGCGACGGCAAGCAGACGCCGGCAGAGGTCGCCTACCATTGCCGCTGCGAGGGCCTCAACTGGGCCTTCCTCACTGACCACCGCGCGGTACGCGGACACGCTGAGTTCCTTGCGCAGGCAGCTCCGGGGTTTCTGCCCCTCGGCGGCCAGGAGGTCACGACGAAGCTCGGCCACATCCTCGGCCTGGGCACCACCGCGGTCATCAGCGACAAGACGGATGAGGGCTCGGCGGACGTTGCACGGATCATGGGCGAGATCCATCAGCAGGGCGGCATGGCGGTCATCGCTCACCCCATGACGCCGACCATGTCCTACACCCAGTGGGACGTCATGGACTTCGACGCGATCGAGATCCTCAACGGGTCGCTTCCACCCTATCGCGGGCTCTTCGACTTTGTTCAGGCACGGACGCGCTGGCACCAGCTACTCAACGAGGGCAAGCGCGTCCCGGCGGTTGGCGACTCCGACAACCACGACAACACCAACGGCATGGTCCGCGCAACGCTCAAGGACCCGGAGACGGCGCTGAAGAAGGAGCCCCGTCTCAACCTGTTGTGGAACCTGCCGAATCGCGACGAGCTCCTGGTGCCCTGGGCGCTGAAGGGCCTCTACCCGGGCACCTATCGCACGTGTGCGAAGCTCTCCAACCTCGCACAGCCCGAGATCATGGGTGCGCTGAAGGCCGGGCGCAGCTTCGTGACCAACGGGCCGCTGCTGCTCGTAACTGTGGAGGGCACGGATCCGGGGAGTTTGGTCGAGGGCACTGAGGCGACCGTGAAGTACCAGGCCGTCTGCAACCGCGGGCTTGAGCGCCTCGACCTTGTGGTCGATGGCAAGGTCGCCAAGTCCTGCAGCCTGACCGGCCTGACAGCATCGGGCGAGTTGACTGTGTCCTTGCAGGGCGCGCATTGGCTGACCGTCGAGTGCTACGGGAAGTGGCCGGAGTTCGCCACCACGAACGCCTGGTACGTGAAGTGA
- a CDS encoding flavodoxin domain-containing protein, which produces MKAVIVYWTKTGHTGRAAEDIAQALQAAGHEVTQVNLRTEADADLSGAEVVAIGSPCHAGSIKGAGTGIARPVEGFLRSLPRESLAGKRVGAFSVHSGAGGRRTVNSIEGFLADAGGEVVSPGPVVKAGVPFSLWVGPVASETDREQLRGFARALAAEAS; this is translated from the coding sequence ATGAAGGCTGTTATCGTCTACTGGACCAAGACTGGACATACGGGCCGGGCCGCTGAGGATATCGCCCAGGCTCTGCAGGCCGCCGGGCACGAGGTCACGCAAGTGAACCTGCGCACGGAGGCCGATGCAGACCTGAGTGGGGCAGAGGTCGTCGCTATTGGCAGCCCATGCCATGCCGGCTCCATCAAGGGCGCGGGCACCGGCATTGCACGTCCGGTGGAGGGCTTCCTGCGGTCGCTGCCACGCGAGTCACTGGCGGGCAAGCGCGTCGGGGCCTTCTCGGTGCACAGTGGGGCCGGGGGACGTCGCACGGTGAACTCCATCGAGGGGTTCCTTGCTGATGCTGGAGGCGAAGTCGTGTCACCGGGCCCGGTGGTGAAGGCAGGTGTACCCTTCAGCCTGTGGGTGGGGCCGGTGGCCTCTGAGACAGACCGGGAGCAACTGCGGGGCTTCGCCCGTGCCCTGGCCGCAGAGGCCTCCTGA
- the phoU gene encoding phosphate signaling complex protein PhoU, whose product MAEQGQGIRSAFAGRLGELADTVLRMGTFVEAMLGRAMQALVTQDRELAEEVRRSDDVADAFDLEIESVSTRLLATQQPLARDLRLIIGAVRMGSDLERMGDYAKDIAKIARRLSPEPFFCPLEDIPLMAQRVEAMINLAIRCFVNRDLEAARQVAEMDKAVDELWTRLRNQLMEHMKRDGSLVFQGTHLLLVARYLERIGDHTVNVVERVHYIETGKLQHLA is encoded by the coding sequence ATGGCTGAACAGGGGCAGGGGATCCGGTCGGCCTTCGCAGGCAGACTAGGCGAGCTAGCCGACACCGTGCTGCGCATGGGCACCTTTGTCGAGGCCATGCTGGGACGGGCCATGCAGGCCCTCGTGACGCAGGATCGTGAGTTGGCGGAGGAGGTCCGACGCAGCGATGACGTCGCCGACGCCTTCGACCTGGAGATCGAGTCCGTCAGCACACGACTGCTGGCCACTCAGCAGCCCCTTGCCCGAGACCTGCGGCTGATCATCGGGGCAGTGCGAATGGGCTCCGACCTGGAGCGGATGGGCGACTATGCCAAGGACATCGCCAAGATCGCCCGGCGCCTCAGTCCCGAACCCTTCTTCTGCCCGCTGGAGGATATCCCCCTCATGGCCCAGCGGGTGGAGGCCATGATCAACCTCGCGATCCGCTGCTTCGTGAACCGCGACCTGGAGGCTGCGCGTCAGGTAGCCGAGATGGACAAGGCCGTCGACGAGCTCTGGACGCGACTGCGCAACCAGCTCATGGAGCACATGAAGCGCGACGGCAGCCTTGTCTTCCAGGGGACGCACCTGCTGCTGGTGGCCCGTTATCTCGAGCGGATCGGCGACCACACCGTCAACGTTGTGGAGCGCGTCCACTACATCGAGACGGGCAAGCTCCAGCACCTCGCCTGA
- a CDS encoding ATP-binding protein yields MRLSLKWKVVGAYTALIGVVMLLLAAHLEDVGEDYLTRELRVDLLKQCQLAGDMIAAAGEQRLSAPVARIANMTGARVTVVAASGRVLADSEGDVGQMDPHDTRMEVAEARREGTGWSVRHSVTVGADMMYVASCSGPQAPVVRLALPMTTVHEAAEALQRAILLAALAAAVLAAVAGGWLTRGMARSLDELLRVARSLGAGDLTARAHLESKDETAELALALNTMADNLQTTRHGLERSAAHLRSVLGQMADGVVVVSLEERVQTLNPAAGELLGIEPERAVGRRLSEVALNYDLVEFCHRAVRLRTLVRDQIVSHGEPARTLALSANPILDDRGEPLGTVVSLRDITELMRLQKVRQDFVANASHELRTPVASIRALAETLEGGALEDPQASRRFVSQIVENTENLGRLLDDMMTLARLDSLEGQPRPRSLEVIASLQEAASRLAPQAAAKELQVTVTAPEGLSVWCSEDNLLSALVNLIDNAVKYTPAQRSIQVSGEATDSGEVRITVTDAGPGIPEEARTRVFERFYRVDRSRSRALGGTGLGLSIVKHAVESSGGRVWVEAPEEGGSRFVIVLPQPPEKT; encoded by the coding sequence ATGCGTCTGAGTCTGAAGTGGAAGGTCGTGGGAGCCTACACGGCGCTGATTGGCGTCGTGATGCTTCTGCTGGCGGCACATCTTGAGGACGTGGGGGAGGACTACCTTACCCGCGAGCTCCGCGTCGATCTTCTCAAGCAGTGTCAGTTGGCCGGGGACATGATCGCAGCGGCCGGCGAGCAGCGGCTTTCCGCCCCTGTTGCGCGGATCGCGAACATGACCGGGGCGCGGGTAACGGTTGTGGCGGCCTCGGGGCGCGTTCTCGCAGACAGCGAGGGCGACGTCGGGCAGATGGACCCTCACGACACCCGTATGGAGGTCGCCGAGGCACGCCGGGAGGGGACCGGGTGGTCGGTCCGACACAGCGTCACCGTTGGAGCCGACATGATGTACGTGGCCTCCTGCTCCGGGCCGCAGGCGCCCGTGGTCCGTCTCGCACTTCCCATGACCACCGTTCATGAGGCGGCTGAGGCGCTGCAGAGAGCTATCCTCCTGGCGGCGCTAGCTGCCGCTGTCCTTGCTGCCGTGGCTGGTGGCTGGCTGACGAGGGGAATGGCCCGGTCACTGGATGAGCTGCTCCGGGTCGCGCGCTCCCTGGGAGCAGGTGACCTGACGGCTCGCGCGCACCTGGAGAGCAAGGACGAGACCGCTGAACTGGCCCTGGCGCTGAACACGATGGCGGACAACCTGCAGACCACACGTCACGGGCTCGAACGCAGCGCCGCTCATCTGCGCTCGGTGCTCGGACAGATGGCCGATGGGGTCGTCGTGGTCTCGCTGGAGGAGCGAGTGCAGACCCTGAACCCGGCCGCCGGCGAGTTGCTGGGCATTGAGCCGGAACGCGCCGTGGGACGCAGGCTTTCGGAGGTCGCGCTGAACTACGACCTCGTGGAGTTCTGCCACCGGGCGGTCCGTCTCCGGACCCTTGTGCGAGACCAGATTGTCTCCCATGGCGAACCGGCACGCACCCTTGCCCTGAGTGCGAACCCTATCCTCGATGACAGAGGCGAGCCGCTGGGGACCGTAGTGTCTCTGCGCGACATCACCGAGCTGATGCGGCTGCAGAAGGTGCGCCAGGATTTCGTGGCCAATGCCTCGCACGAGCTGCGCACGCCTGTGGCCTCGATCAGGGCACTCGCCGAGACTCTCGAAGGCGGTGCCCTTGAGGACCCTCAGGCCTCGCGGCGTTTTGTCTCGCAGATCGTGGAGAACACCGAGAACCTCGGCCGTCTGCTGGACGACATGATGACTCTGGCCCGACTTGACAGCCTCGAGGGCCAGCCACGTCCCCGCTCGCTGGAAGTGATAGCTTCCCTTCAGGAGGCCGCCTCGCGCCTCGCTCCCCAGGCGGCGGCGAAGGAGCTGCAAGTCACGGTCACTGCCCCCGAGGGGCTCTCTGTGTGGTGCTCGGAGGACAACCTGCTTTCGGCCCTGGTGAATCTGATCGACAACGCGGTCAAGTACACGCCCGCGCAGCGCTCGATCCAGGTGTCAGGCGAAGCGACCGACAGCGGAGAGGTCCGGATCACCGTCACCGACGCGGGACCGGGAATCCCTGAAGAAGCGCGGACACGGGTGTTTGAGCGTTTCTACCGGGTGGACCGAAGTCGCTCCAGGGCACTTGGCGGAACTGGACTGGGCCTGAGTATCGTCAAGCATGCCGTCGAGTCCAGCGGCGGCCGTGTGTGGGTGGAAGCCCCCGAAGAGGGCGGCTCGCGGTTTGTGATCGTCCTCCCGCAGCCCCCGGAGAAGACCTGA
- a CDS encoding response regulator transcription factor has protein sequence MAKSKDAGHKGTVVIVEDDPGIAESVAYTLGQEGFRTISAADGPTGLAEALAGQPDLVILDLMLPGMDGLDVFRALRKHSTVPVIMLTAKASESDRVAGIEMGADDYIVKPFYMRELVARVKMVLRRAQAGAEPSEEVLRVRGISIDRARRTVTAGDREVTLTPQEFALLECLARNHGRALTREVILQQAWGESEYIDPRTVDVHIRWLREKLEDDPSAPQHILTVRGVGYKMAE, from the coding sequence TTGGCAAAGTCAAAGGACGCGGGGCACAAGGGGACCGTGGTGATCGTGGAGGATGACCCCGGCATCGCAGAGTCAGTAGCCTACACACTTGGGCAGGAGGGCTTCCGGACAATCAGCGCTGCGGACGGACCCACCGGCCTTGCTGAGGCCCTGGCCGGACAGCCGGACCTGGTGATCCTGGACCTGATGCTCCCCGGGATGGACGGCCTCGACGTGTTCCGGGCTTTGCGCAAACACTCCACGGTGCCGGTGATCATGCTGACGGCCAAGGCGTCGGAGAGCGACCGCGTTGCGGGGATTGAGATGGGGGCAGACGACTACATCGTCAAGCCCTTCTACATGCGCGAGTTGGTGGCGCGAGTGAAGATGGTTCTCCGGCGCGCCCAGGCCGGCGCTGAGCCCTCCGAGGAGGTCCTTCGCGTCCGGGGCATCAGCATCGACCGAGCCCGACGGACCGTCACGGCCGGCGACCGAGAGGTGACGCTGACACCCCAGGAGTTTGCCCTCCTGGAGTGTCTGGCACGGAACCACGGTCGGGCGCTGACGCGCGAGGTGATCCTCCAGCAGGCCTGGGGCGAGAGTGAGTACATCGATCCACGGACGGTAGACGTGCACATCCGCTGGCTACGCGAGAAGCTCGAGGACGACCCGAGTGCGCCGCAGCACATCCTCACCGTCCGCGGTGTCGGCTACAAGATGGCAGAGTGA
- the pstB gene encoding phosphate ABC transporter ATP-binding protein PstB, with the protein MTAVLSDKRTTSEQPAPSAGVVTESEEPAGTSGPGKFEVRDWQLYYGKFHALKGINMVVPNREITALIGPSGCGKSTFLRCLNRMNDVIDGVRTQGTISMDGLDIYDRRVDVVALRKRVGMVFQQPNPFPMSIFDNIAYGPRLHGTHSRSELAEIVERTLRGAALWDEVKDKLRASAFSLSGGQQQRLCIARVMAVEPEVILMDEPCSALDPGATYRIEELMMQLREQYTVVIVTHNMYQAARVSQKTGFFLMGELIEFDDTVRIFETPSDTRTEDYIRGRFG; encoded by the coding sequence ATGACTGCAGTGCTTTCCGACAAACGGACAACCAGTGAGCAGCCAGCGCCCTCGGCGGGCGTGGTCACTGAATCCGAAGAGCCGGCCGGCACCTCGGGGCCGGGCAAGTTCGAGGTCCGGGACTGGCAGCTCTACTACGGGAAGTTCCATGCGCTCAAGGGGATCAACATGGTGGTTCCCAACCGGGAGATAACGGCGCTGATCGGCCCCTCGGGGTGCGGCAAGTCGACCTTCCTGCGCTGCCTGAACCGGATGAACGACGTCATCGACGGTGTCCGGACCCAGGGCACCATCTCCATGGATGGGCTGGATATCTACGACCGGCGTGTGGACGTAGTTGCCCTGCGGAAGCGCGTGGGGATGGTGTTCCAGCAGCCGAATCCCTTCCCGATGTCAATCTTCGACAACATCGCCTACGGACCGCGTCTGCACGGCACCCATAGCCGGTCGGAGCTTGCGGAGATCGTCGAGCGGACACTTCGGGGAGCAGCCCTGTGGGACGAGGTGAAGGACAAGCTGCGGGCTTCGGCCTTCTCACTTTCGGGTGGCCAGCAGCAGCGCCTGTGCATCGCGCGGGTCATGGCCGTCGAGCCCGAGGTGATCCTGATGGACGAGCCCTGCTCGGCCCTCGACCCAGGCGCGACCTACCGCATTGAGGAGCTGATGATGCAGCTCCGGGAACAATACACAGTCGTCATTGTCACACACAACATGTACCAGGCGGCCCGCGTGTCACAGAAGACGGGCTTCTTCCTGATGGGCGAGCTCATCGAGTTCGACGATACGGTGCGGATCTTTGAGACGCCCTCCGACACGCGAACGGAAGACTACATCCGAGGAAGGTTCGGGTAA
- the pstA gene encoding phosphate ABC transporter permease PstA, with amino-acid sequence MSSSASRQATEGSAARGLYQGAYRQRVQQAVAFTLMWLVSVAVIVPAVLLVWFVASKGLPGISWRFLTAAPEQGMTAGGIFPAILGSLYLVLVTIVLSLPVGILGAVYLTEYARQGPLVRAVRLAIMNLAGVPSIVHGLFGLGLLVMVVMPALIRWLHLTPQQATPSCLLAGAGTLALLVLPMVITTTEEALRQVPQHQRNASLALGATKWQTVRRIVLPNALPGILTGLILAVGRAAGETAPILLTGAVFYATHTPGPAEALLKPFMALPYHLYAISTQLPNAPESTKWGTALVLLALVLGFNAVAIALRAYLRRKRN; translated from the coding sequence ATGTCGAGCAGCGCTAGCAGGCAAGCGACAGAGGGTTCGGCCGCTCGGGGCCTCTACCAGGGCGCCTACCGGCAGCGTGTCCAGCAGGCAGTGGCCTTCACGCTGATGTGGCTGGTGTCGGTCGCAGTCATCGTGCCCGCAGTCCTGCTGGTCTGGTTTGTGGCGAGCAAGGGCCTGCCGGGGATATCCTGGCGGTTCCTGACTGCCGCGCCGGAGCAGGGAATGACCGCCGGTGGTATCTTCCCGGCGATCCTTGGCTCGCTGTACCTGGTCCTGGTGACGATAGTGCTCAGTCTTCCCGTGGGCATCCTGGGGGCTGTGTACCTGACCGAGTACGCACGTCAGGGCCCGCTGGTCCGCGCCGTCCGACTGGCGATCATGAACCTCGCAGGCGTCCCGTCGATCGTGCATGGGCTGTTCGGGCTTGGTCTGCTGGTGATGGTGGTCATGCCCGCGCTGATCCGATGGCTGCACCTCACGCCGCAGCAGGCCACCCCGAGCTGTCTCCTGGCGGGAGCCGGCACGCTTGCGCTGCTGGTGCTGCCGATGGTGATCACGACGACTGAGGAGGCCCTCCGACAGGTCCCGCAGCATCAGCGCAACGCGAGCCTGGCGCTTGGGGCCACGAAGTGGCAGACGGTCCGGCGCATCGTCCTCCCGAACGCTCTGCCGGGGATACTCACTGGCCTGATCCTGGCGGTTGGACGAGCAGCGGGAGAGACGGCGCCGATCCTGCTCACCGGAGCCGTGTTCTATGCTACCCATACGCCGGGGCCTGCGGAGGCGCTTCTGAAGCCCTTCATGGCGCTGCCCTACCACCTCTACGCGATCTCGACCCAGCTTCCAAACGCTCCCGAGTCGACCAAGTGGGGGACCGCGCTGGTCCTGCTGGCGCTGGTCCTGGGGTTCAACGCAGTGGCGATCGCCTTGCGTGCGTACCTACGCAGGAAGAGGAACTGA
- a CDS encoding DUF1559 domain-containing protein, with protein MSRRHGFTLIELLVVIAIIAILASILFPVFARARAKARQTSCLSNEKQIGLAMLMYSSDYDDTLPSSYYYVNGSNKNNGYVQWSGAVLPYVKNQQIFVCPEHQVKGWAPTCFTTPPVDPPAGQTSAVAGVNDVQAPRLSYVANELLIPRKKYASIPQQVVSLSNVDAPSDVILLAEYTDSLSSLLDSSPTGGDAIKSHRPTNAVSMGGAVFDGESYVPGTPVIALTPAQCKTAIDAAKTSSAMGNHHICYINPEMHNGGSNYVFADGHAKWYSLGQTLDPNNFLWGKRAYSCPGSPAIQRADGSGPVN; from the coding sequence ATGTCCCGACGTCACGGTTTCACGCTCATCGAACTGCTCGTGGTGATCGCGATCATCGCGATCCTGGCATCCATCCTGTTCCCGGTGTTCGCGCGGGCACGCGCCAAGGCTCGCCAGACAAGCTGCCTCAGCAATGAGAAGCAGATCGGCCTGGCTATGCTCATGTATTCCTCCGACTACGACGATACGCTGCCGTCCTCCTACTACTATGTCAATGGCTCCAACAAGAACAACGGCTACGTGCAGTGGAGCGGCGCGGTGCTCCCCTATGTGAAGAACCAGCAGATCTTCGTGTGTCCTGAGCATCAGGTCAAGGGTTGGGCACCGACCTGCTTCACCACGCCTCCGGTCGATCCGCCCGCGGGCCAGACCTCCGCAGTTGCCGGTGTCAACGACGTCCAGGCTCCACGGCTCAGCTATGTAGCCAACGAGCTCCTGATCCCGCGCAAGAAGTACGCTTCCATCCCGCAGCAGGTTGTGAGCCTGTCGAACGTTGACGCGCCTTCCGACGTGATCCTGCTTGCCGAGTACACGGACAGTCTCTCGTCGCTCCTCGACAGCTCGCCAACCGGCGGAGATGCCATCAAGTCTCACCGGCCGACGAATGCCGTGAGCATGGGTGGAGCAGTCTTCGACGGCGAGAGCTACGTCCCCGGCACGCCCGTGATCGCCCTGACACCTGCACAGTGCAAGACCGCAATCGACGCCGCGAAGACCAGCAGCGCCATGGGCAACCACCATATCTGCTACATCAACCCGGAAATGCACAATGGCGGCAGCAACTACGTGTTCGCCGATGGCCATGCCAAGTGGTACAGCCTGGGCCAGACTCTCGACCCCAACAACTTCCTCTGGGGCAAGCGCGCGTACTCCTGCCCCGGCTCACCGGCCATCCAGCGAGCCGACGGTAGCGGCCCCGTCAACTAG
- the pstC gene encoding phosphate ABC transporter permease subunit PstC, whose protein sequence is MSRRIQRVWESLVEVAIHACGMASIAFVALLLFFLTRDALPVLKNTSLGELLGGTSWNPTATPPQFGLLPLILGSLLVTVGAVLIAIPTGVACAAFVAEVAPGWLREIVKPVVELLAAIPSVVFGFVGLLLVGTWIKTLCVAGSKAIPGPEWLTTALNMPTGLAAITGAVMLSIMTLPTIVSVAEDAIKAVPRSYREGSLALGATPWQTLIGVTLPAAKSGIIAAIMLGIGRAVGETMTVLMVTGNSPVMPSLTRGLFRPVRTMTATIAAEMGETAHRSEHYHALFMIGLLLFAITFLVNTAADCVTNRSRHVEQR, encoded by the coding sequence ATGTCGAGACGAATCCAGCGAGTATGGGAGTCCCTTGTCGAGGTCGCCATCCACGCCTGTGGCATGGCCTCCATTGCCTTCGTGGCTCTCCTCCTGTTCTTCCTGACCCGCGACGCCCTGCCGGTGCTCAAGAACACCAGCCTTGGGGAGTTGCTCGGGGGGACGAGCTGGAACCCGACGGCGACGCCACCCCAGTTCGGTCTACTGCCGCTGATTCTGGGCAGCCTGCTGGTGACGGTCGGGGCTGTGCTGATCGCCATTCCCACCGGGGTCGCCTGTGCGGCCTTCGTGGCGGAAGTAGCGCCCGGGTGGCTGCGTGAGATCGTGAAGCCGGTGGTGGAGCTTCTCGCGGCCATCCCCTCGGTTGTCTTCGGTTTCGTCGGTCTGCTGCTGGTCGGCACGTGGATCAAGACGCTGTGCGTGGCGGGCTCGAAGGCGATACCCGGGCCCGAGTGGCTGACTACCGCGCTGAACATGCCGACCGGTCTGGCGGCGATCACCGGGGCAGTCATGCTGTCCATCATGACGCTGCCGACCATCGTCTCCGTCGCGGAGGATGCGATCAAGGCGGTGCCTCGGTCCTACCGCGAGGGGTCGCTGGCGCTCGGTGCGACTCCCTGGCAGACGCTGATCGGTGTGACCCTTCCTGCCGCGAAGTCGGGCATCATCGCCGCCATCATGCTGGGCATCGGGCGTGCCGTTGGCGAGACGATGACGGTGCTGATGGTGACCGGGAACTCGCCGGTCATGCCCTCCTTAACGCGAGGGCTGTTCCGGCCGGTTCGCACCATGACTGCAACCATCGCGGCGGAGATGGGGGAGACTGCGCACCGGTCGGAGCACTACCACGCGCTGTTCATGATCGGCCTGCTGCTCTTCGCGATCACCTTCCTGGTCAACACGGCAGCCGACTGTGTCACCAACAGGAGCAGGCATGTCGAGCAGCGCTAG
- a CDS encoding alpha-L-fucosidase, whose translation MSDTVPNWHRKAFFGLHYDLHPNENDTVLGRDTSEEHVREELLKAKPDFVQYDCKGHPGYTGYPTKVGTPSPGIKRDALRIWRKVTRELGIPLSVHYSGTWDGVAQQQHPEWARMKADGTPWANSLCANKGYAEGLMIPQMLEIVREYDVDGFWVDGENWAAQICWCDTCRKLFTEETGITEIPTERGQAHWEEWHAFQRRSFERYVTRYTEAIHELKPTCLVCSNWMYSVRQPDEVAAPLDYLSGDFTPSFGTETALI comes from the coding sequence ATGTCCGACACTGTGCCCAACTGGCATCGCAAAGCCTTCTTCGGACTGCACTACGACCTGCACCCGAACGAGAACGACACGGTTCTTGGTCGCGACACCTCGGAAGAGCACGTCCGCGAGGAGCTTCTCAAGGCCAAGCCGGACTTCGTGCAGTACGACTGCAAGGGCCATCCCGGGTACACCGGGTACCCGACGAAGGTCGGAACGCCTTCGCCGGGCATCAAGCGCGATGCCCTCAGGATCTGGCGCAAGGTAACCCGGGAGCTGGGAATCCCACTCTCCGTGCACTACTCCGGAACGTGGGACGGCGTCGCCCAGCAGCAGCATCCCGAGTGGGCACGCATGAAGGCCGACGGCACGCCCTGGGCCAACAGCCTCTGCGCGAACAAGGGGTATGCCGAGGGGCTCATGATCCCGCAGATGCTGGAGATCGTGCGCGAGTACGATGTAGACGGCTTCTGGGTCGACGGTGAGAACTGGGCAGCCCAGATCTGCTGGTGCGACACCTGTCGGAAGCTCTTCACCGAGGAGACCGGCATCACCGAGATCCCGACGGAGCGCGGTCAGGCCCACTGGGAGGAGTGGCACGCCTTCCAGCGCCGCAGCTTTGAGCGCTACGTAACCCGCTACACCGAAGCCATCCACGAGCTGAAGCCGACCTGTCTGGTGTGCAGCAACTGGATGTACTCGGTGCGCCAGCCCGACGAGGTCGCAGCTCCGCTGGACTACCTCAGCGGCGACTTCACCCCTTCCTTCGGCACCGAGACTGCGCTGATCTAG
- a CDS encoding phosphate ABC transporter substrate-binding protein: MHRTLPVFLTLLVTVSVLLSGCPKTGPESPGGESRPSTAPEAGTPSENAGAVPAAGGIQLKGSDTLLQVAQGLAEAYKTAKTDVPVSVTGGGTGTGFTALADGTCDIADASRKIKDEEKSTCEAKGVQPVENLVGHDGIAVIVNKANPIQKLTIDQLSDLFIGQTTDWQALGGKGEVVLLSRDSTSGTYEYFKEHVIQKGDKNSKRDFAAAAQRLQSNDQIRDQVASVEGAIGYVGLGYLTDTVKVVPIVDKAGKPITPSLQTVRDATYPISRPLFMYTRSDARQEVKDFLTWVLGAEGQKIVEAKGFVPVK; this comes from the coding sequence ATGCACCGCACGCTGCCTGTCTTCCTCACGCTCCTCGTGACCGTATCCGTGCTGCTGTCCGGCTGCCCCAAGACCGGCCCAGAGAGCCCCGGCGGAGAGTCAAGGCCGTCCACTGCCCCAGAGGCCGGCACTCCCTCCGAGAACGCCGGAGCGGTTCCTGCCGCAGGCGGCATCCAGCTAAAGGGTTCGGACACACTGCTTCAGGTTGCCCAGGGGCTCGCAGAGGCCTACAAGACCGCGAAGACCGACGTCCCCGTTAGCGTGACCGGCGGAGGGACGGGCACGGGGTTCACAGCGCTCGCCGACGGCACCTGCGACATTGCCGATGCCTCGCGCAAGATCAAAGATGAAGAGAAGAGCACCTGTGAGGCCAAGGGCGTGCAGCCGGTGGAGAACCTGGTCGGGCACGACGGCATCGCCGTGATCGTCAACAAGGCCAACCCGATTCAGAAGCTGACTATCGACCAACTCTCCGACCTGTTCATCGGCCAGACCACTGACTGGCAGGCCCTCGGAGGCAAGGGCGAAGTCGTGCTGCTGTCGCGCGACTCGACCTCCGGCACCTACGAGTACTTCAAGGAGCACGTCATCCAGAAGGGCGACAAGAACAGCAAGCGCGACTTCGCCGCCGCCGCTCAGCGGCTACAGTCCAATGACCAGATCCGCGATCAGGTCGCCTCCGTCGAGGGCGCGATCGGCTACGTCGGCCTGGGGTACCTCACCGACACAGTCAAGGTCGTGCCGATCGTTGACAAGGCCGGGAAGCCTATCACCCCGAGCCTCCAGACCGTCCGCGACGCCACCTATCCGATCTCGCGACCGCTATTCATGTACACCCGGTCCGACGCCCGGCAAGAGGTCAAGGACTTCCTGACCTGGGTCCTGGGTGCCGAGGGTCAGAAGATCGTCGAAGCCAAGGGCTTTGTGCCCGTGAAGTAG